Proteins encoded together in one Argiope bruennichi chromosome 1, qqArgBrue1.1, whole genome shotgun sequence window:
- the LOC129980680 gene encoding sterol O-acyltransferase 1-like codes for MLSVFMLSAIVHEYIVAISLRFIFPPLFTLFYIAGIIFIFMTRRRTSNFWNFFLWFTLLLGYGLLLVFYSLEMSARINCPRILDSWLDYAVPRFLHCNVISFPV; via the exons ATGTTGTCAGTTTTTATGCTATCTGCAATTGTTCACGAATATATCGTAGCCATTTCTCTCAGATTTATATTCCCTcctttattcacattattttacATAGCTGGTA ttatattcatttttatgactcGAAGAAGAACCTCAAACTTCTGGAACTTTTTCCTTTGGTTTACTTTGTTGCTAGGATATGGACTTTTACTAGTTTTCTACTCTTTGGAAATGTCTGCCAGGATCAACTGCCCGAGGATTTTA GATTCTTGGCTAGACTATGCAGTTCCTCGGTTTCTCCATTGCAATGTGATATCTTTCCCAGTTTAG